ATtcattacttgaacgaagttgagaatcaattggaacgtaaggttaaaaccttgcgcactgccCGTAGAGgaaaatatttgtctgatcagttcaagacaatgtgtaatgagaaaggaattattagacagctaactatccctggaactccacagcaaaatggggttgctgaaagaagaaataggactcttcttgaaatggttaggtctatgatggcgtaggctaatttgccaatctcctattggggagatgcattattagttgcgacctatatacttaacaaagtgtcttcaaagtcagttccatctacccctcATGAATGTTGGACAGGAAGAAAgtcggatttgagtaatctgagaccttgggggtcagctgcctacgtttatgataagactcacgaatatagaaaattaggacccaaaggtaagaagtgtatctttataaggtattatgagacttctaagggttatgtttttattggtgagcgacaagatggaaccatctctgaaatagaatcaagagatgctacttttctagaaactgagttcccaatacgaggtgaagttgataagacaattcctctatatgagatagaggaggaggataatgttcctttattaacaaatcaggagatgtctgaatctagtcaaccgagtgggagtaatttgtcactgaatgattcagtttctcaacagtctaaccttcgaagaagtagtcgtcagattattcctcggagaaggtttgatattgagaatgaggcattgatggttctcccagttgatgatgaggaacctcgaacagttgaggaagctttgagcagctcagttagaaaagaatggaaagttgcaatggatgaagaaatggaatcaatgagaaagaatcaagtttgggatttagtcgatcttcctccgggccgaagggctattgggaataagtggattcttaaagtaaagaggaaagtagatggatcgattaattgatacaaagctcgattagttgcaaaaggatatacccaaatggagggtattgactttgaagagacattctccccagttgtaaagtttgtgtcaatacgtgtcatcctagctatagtagcacaatataacatggaattacatcaaatggatgtaaaaacggatTTCCTTAAcagtaatcttgacgaagaaatttatatggtatAACCATAAGGTTATGttgttgaaggccaagagaaaagagtatgtagacttcggaagtctatatatgggctaaagcaagcgtcaagacaatggaacataagatttaatgaagtaatattgtcttatggtttcgaaatggtcaatgaggatcattgtgtttacctaagaaaggaaaaaaggaaagtttgccattttatcattatatgttgatgatatgctaatagctggaaacaacataaagtgtgtgatagaagtcaaaagttggctttcatcacaatttgacataatagatatgggaaaaGAAGAGTACAttttaggagtgaagatcgttagagaccgattaAAGAGGCTTTtgagtttgtctcaagaagcttatatcactaagatgctgcaacacttcaatatgtcagattgcaacgttgaacagacgcctatagtGAAAGGTActatcttgagcaaaagtatgtatcccaagactcttgaggaaatagtcgaaatgaagaacaaaccatatgccagtgctattggtagtttgatgtacactatgttgtgtacttgtcccgatataagctatgctgttggcttagttagtcatttccagtcaaacccaggatcgagacactggaaagcgatgaagaggatattcagatatcttaaaggagcagctgattattgcctctgttttcaaggatcagatatgagcctaagtggctactcagatgcagattgggcaggggaccttgatgatagaaaattcacatctggctatgtcttcttgctgaatgatggtgctatctcatggaacagcaagaagcagacTTGTGTagtcttgtcgacaatggaagctgagtttgTAGCTTGTGCAACGACTGTGCAAGAGGTTGTCTAGCTAAGAAGGTTCCTAAAGCATCTGAGAAttgctgaggacagtgggagtcctattatagtgtactgtgacagtcaagctgcaatttctttttccaaggatcccaaatatcatagcaaagacaagcatatataaattaaatataattttgtaagggatattgttgacaagaaaaaggtgatttttgagtatatccctacacgaaatatgcttgctgatccttttactaagccattgactaaagagtcatttcatgggcatgtgaagtctttgggacttcgaagaatgtaattaattgtaaagacattttgataaatgaaaaatgtcatgatctattcagtgtatatgtcttggttacattcgaataaaagtctcgataagcatgttggtagattgggattggtccactcacatggacaatcatctctatttgttaagtacaaatagaggtaagactgttgcttatgggacagcttatgtagctgcgaatagagacatacctataagttaaggtcgtcttgatatttatgtcaagatgagatcatttgtgtaatgattggagtaaatgcacccaccatttactgaatctgcttgaggCCAAATAAGAATTCatttgttgaattcaggattagatattgggaatgtctagatagaaatctgtacgatgttaaattttggaaaaaacatacgctctttttggtaaagagaataacatcgtagcatgtgattcatatcaCATGTGCTACGGCgataagaagggtagtaggagaatggatccctgcttctctactatatgagacccttgagattataagttaatctcgattttaccctaagtgactatttagctgtctacttgaaattctgatcagtgtctgctactttagcatgtttcctattggctatggatgattcggtctatggagcataactaggaaagcaactgattagaataaatagattctagctaaaaaggaagattaagattgatttacatctgtgacatttattcactgataCCGGTtgtatttttagttcagtacataaaatgtaattgtgaataatttgtttgatttgagatattgaacatgctcttgacatatggtcaataggagggattagagatgtttataatgatgtaaataatttaatctggggtaaaagcaagccatttatgtctttgattcgttctatggacatttatgtctctgattcgttctatggagaagctaagtaaggtgtgacaatcttcttagcaattgaatgctcattGTGCTTGATGTCGcatgaaccattttccctaatgtacggaatggatgttcttatttggtctttgtgactaaattttgctttggtcttcgtgacttgatcctcataaagtttatgtgacttatttggtctttgtgactaatttgctCTGATCTTCATGACTTGATcatcataaagtctatgtgacttatttggtctgtGTGACTAATTTGCTCTtgtcttcgtgacatgatcaccttgtagtctatgtgcctgacatggtctatgtgaccatataaccttatggattgacttggacgagtgggagatgttaggTGTTACACTTGGGAGACaaaagggttcgtccctttcgctgctGCAAACGCATGTGTGCTGCAaatgccaaggagacgaaggggtgccctttccccttcgtcttcctcatccTTCCTATAAAAGGAGCGTCCGAGTGGAGATCAAAGGGAAGGTGAGTAGAAGCTTCACGAAGGTGATCAGAGAGCAATCGTGATTAGAGGTGTGCGAGCAAAGGGAGAACATCCAGaggctgggatttggctcgtgaaccttgaagcgctTTCTGGCaactccgtgatcgtgcttctgATAGTGGTAATCTCTTCATCGACCGACGTCTTCGGTTGCGGTTCTTcgagagatcactgtgagtgattATGTAttacttcgttttagttttcatgctctcaaattaCCAACAGTTGAAGCATTTGTTGGTCGAATAAAGGCGATCTTAACTGGATAGCTTGGAGATGGATTGACTGTTTGTGGGAAAGCATGAAGAATGATGGGTTGAAAGGTACATTATGTAGTCCAATGTTGTATGCTTcgtcatgttttaaaatttcacCTGTTGCAACCTTCAGTCTTTGAACGCCTTGCTTGAATGCCTCATTCGGTGCTAGAAGGACATGAACGAAACAGTTAAATGTGTTTTatgtataaattataaaaaaaaaacttgaagttTCATCTTTGGAAAAATCTCATGTCATATCCACTTCaactcataaaaataaaaacattcaTGAAACGGTAGCTCTGATCACAAGGTCGAAGGTCTCGAATCTCGATTCATTTTCCATGATAAAACAATAAAATGTAataaaaatatgataagaaaaataatctacaaacataatatttttttatcgaATATATGAATTTGTTTGTGTCCATTTACATTTAAATATTTCTGGATATATTTTATCGAATCTTGAAGCGCTTTCTGGCaactccgtgatcgtgcttctgATAGTGGTAATCTCTTCATCGACCGACGTCTTCGGTTGCGGTTCTTcgagagatcactgtgagtgattATGTAttacttcgttttagttttcatgctctcaaattaCCAACAGTTGAAGCATTTGTTGGTCGAATAAAGGCGATCTTAACTGGATAGCTTGGAGATGGATTGACTGTTTGTGGGAAAGCATGAAGAATGATGGGTTGAAAGGTACATTATGTAGTCCAATGTTGTATGCTTcgtcatgttttaaaatttcacCTGTTGCAACCTTCAGTCTTTGAACGCCTTGCTTGAATGCCTCATTCAGTGCTAGAAGGACATGAACGAAACAGTTAAATGTGTTTTatgtataaattataaaaaaaaacttgaagtTTCATCTTTGGAAAAATCTCATGTCATATCCACTTCaactcataaaaataaaaacattcaTGAAACGGTAGCTCTGATCACAAGGTCGAAGGTCTCGAATCTCGATTCATTTTCCATGATAAAACAATAAAATGTAataaaaatatgataagaaaaataatctacaaacataatatttttttatcgaATATATGAATTTGTTTGTGTCCATTTACATTTAAATATTTCTGGATATATTTCATTgataaaatctttttgaaataaaaagttgaagatatgaaagttttcttaattttttttttaaaaaaattatgagcCTGCGAGTTGGCTCGTCTAACCTGCAACCTGCTTTCGATTAGGCTGGGTTGGAGATTTgtcaacccgccaagttgacggATTAACCCATCATCCTGTTAAATGGTTGGCCCGCCACAGACTGACCCGTCCCGCTACGGGTTAACCTATTTGAGAGCTCTACTTGTGTTGCTCCCATAGTCTCTTTTCACTATTTCACCCTTCACTATTGAAAGTTTATCTTCTCCTACAAAAAAAATCATATAGCAATTTTGATAGAAACTGTTACGTAAGTTAAAATttgtataaaataaaatttatataattatcaaaaatatatttaaaatataaattaaaaaaactatttttgaagtATTTCATCTAGAATAAATAGACCCATTTTAGTTCATAAAGAGGTTTTTAATCAAAGTTTAGATGGTTAAAGTGGGTAAATGTAGTTTGGAGAGAAGAAATTAAAGGGCATCATTTTAGATGTTGCATTAGCTATACTTGTTGGCAACTTGTTATTTGCCTATCGGGGTAAATTCAAAGTAGAACTTATATACATTTAAAAGTCGTCCTCTAAAATATTCATCGCTCGTGAGATTCGAATTCTGCTCCTCTTAATTGATTCTATGAGTATTTTACCATTGCATCAAATTTAGCTAGAAATCACTCAAGTTTTGCAGTCAGTCTCACTGTCAACCAAAGTTTCCTCCTGTTTTTTACTTATTGATTTCCATCTTCCTTCAATTTGTATCTTGATGTAGTTCTTCTTTTTTGCCTAAATTTACTGTAAGATTTTAAGTCCGATAGCCTCATAATAAATGCAAACAGATAGCCATAGCAATTCAACGGGTTTTACAATCACCCGAGTGACACACTACTGTTGGATTGCAGGGACAAAGCAAACAGCTGGAGGTGTAATAAATAAGAAAGGGGAAGCTTAAATTTCAATGCCTGCTCTTGAATGGGATTGCCCTGATCACGACCTGGTGGTAGATGGCGGCGAGAGCAGCTCCGATGAAAGGTCCAAGCCAGAATATCCACTGGTCATCCCACGCGTGCTTCTTGTTGTAGATAATGGCAGCCCCGAGGCTTCTTGCAGGGTTGATCCCTGTGCCAGTGATGGGGATGGTCGCCAGATGAACCAGAAACACAGCGAAGCCGATAGGCAACGGCGCCAGAAGCTGctcaaataattataattattttttaagatAAAACTAGAATTGAATCGAATCGAAGTGGCCTGATGCAGCTTACAGGAACGTGTGAATCCCTGGCGTTTCTTTTGGCGTCGGTGGCGGAGAAGACGGTGTAGACGAGGATGAATGTGCCGACGATCTCGGCGCCCAAGCCGTCGCCCTTGGTGTAGCCGGCGTTGACGACGTTAGCTCCGCCGCCGTTGTTCTCGTAGACGCTCTTCTGGAAGCCCTTGACGACGCCGGCGCCGGAGATGGCGCCCAGGCACTGCATGACCATGTAGAACAGAGCCCTGGTGAGCGACAGCTTCCTGGCCAGGAACAGCCCGAAGGTGACTGCCGGGTTGATGTGGCCGCCTGCAGCAAGACGCGATCTTGTTAGTGAAATCCCATTTAAAATCAGATTTTGAAGAAGGTTCTGGGTGCTGGGTATGATTGAATGACCGGAGATGCCGGCGGTGCAGTAGACGAGGGCGAAGATCATGCCGCCGAAGGCCCAGGCGATGCCCTGGATGCCGACAGTGGAGCAACGGGAGGAGGACTGGGAGACGCCCATGACGGTGAGGATGGTAAcgtagaggaagaggaaggtggCGACGAACTCGGCAATGCCGGCGCGGTAGAAGGACCAGGAGGTGAGTTCGCCGGCCTCGAACAGGGGAGCTGGCGGCGGCTCCTTGTAGTCCTTGTCCTGGCTCTGCGCCGCCGTGCCAATTGGCTGCCTCTCCGAGAACTTGTTGGCGCCCACCCTCACGTCCTCCTCTCTCCcctccatcttcttcttgatcTCACTCTGCCGCTTCTGTGTCGATGGAGAGATCAGTGGACTGTGGGAGGGGTTTTATAGGAGGCTAACAGATCTTTCCGGGCTCCTCTGTGCTCCAATCTCGAGAGGCCTTCACGATTGTTGATTATTTCGTCCACTAAGACGGAATAAATTCtcatgatttattttcttttcaaaatatgcGGGGCCGTTCTGGAAAAACCACTCAAATGAGGCTTCACCTTTTACTATCCGATGATTAAATCAGGTATAATATAATAGTATTGTTATGGAGGAGAATTGTGAAGTGAAAGTGAAACCCCTTATTTTTTCAATCCAGTAACAAGGTTAATAAGAggaatataaataatttaatataagaTGAATACTTCATTAAGAAGTTTGTATAACCCCAGTTCCTACTTTACCAcctataatattattttaattctatCCATCATCATTATTAGATTAttatgttaagtaaaaaataatcaCCTTACAATGAAAAAgttatttatataga
The genomic region above belongs to Zingiber officinale cultivar Zhangliang chromosome 11A, Zo_v1.1, whole genome shotgun sequence and contains:
- the LOC122032868 gene encoding probable aquaporin PIP1-2 isoform X2, with amino-acid sequence MEGREEDVRVGANKFSERQPIGTAAQSQDKDYKEPPPAPLFEAGELTSWSFYRAGIAEFVATFLFLYVTILTVMGVSQSSSRCSTVGIQGIAWAFGGMIFALVYCTAGISGGHINPAVTFGLFLARKLSLTRALFYMVMQCLGAISGAGVVKGFQKSVYENNGGGANVVNAGYTKGDGLGAEIVGTFILVYTVFSATDAKRNARDSHVPRPSPSLAQGSTLQEASGLPLSTTRSTRGMTSGYSGLDLSSELLSPPSTTRS
- the LOC122032868 gene encoding probable aquaporin PIP1-2 isoform X1: MEGREEDVRVGANKFSERQPIGTAAQSQDKDYKEPPPAPLFEAGELTSWSFYRAGIAEFVATFLFLYVTILTVMGVSQSSSRCSTVGIQGIAWAFGGMIFALVYCTAGISGGHINPAVTFGLFLARKLSLTRALFYMVMQCLGAISGAGVVKGFQKSVYENNGGGANVVNAGYTKGDGLGAEIVGTFILVYTVFSATDAKRNARDSHVPLLAPLPIGFAVFLVHLATIPITGTGINPARSLGAAIIYNKKHAWDDQWIFWLGPFIGAALAAIYHQVVIRAIPFKSRH